Proteins from one Bradyrhizobium amphicarpaeae genomic window:
- a CDS encoding negative regulator of septation ring formation has translation MANTPKKVKDPTEVALSAIQEALNISDTAADTSRNAAMRNETAPSVAPPPPIFDEPSFEPRPAANERANVFDQVEEPRASRRAANDDRETIGQLLQALQTGRPARSIYTGATIFTVIWLAACAALTVGFLPSIQAAMGQSGGVLAIAGLITMFFAPIMLFYFLASLVWRGQQMSSVAQAMAQVAIRFSEPEGSASDSMVTVGQAIRREVAAMGDGIERAIARAGELETLVANEVAALERAYSDNEVRIRALLQDIAHQRDNLVGQAEQVRSAISGVQIDLRHDIALISDAIASRVDEVAKSITGALEERGAHITGALSNAGDNMILALGERGGDLLDRLEEASNETTRAVLDASERLTTSLNFKTGHVHDEFVDLADRVHEMLNERIDRITGEFEQRSAAIVDGISERTEQVHDSLKNSSDSLLLELELRSNDLSAKIDDAGNRLAGQILTSGDKASEALDATVNTLVAKVVSQTETAHDSLSLQMSAFDELVRNQGTELVEKFARDSGTLGALITRHISEFDRTVKTFGGEIVERMGQRTQDIHDSLKTYVDNFDTRFTANGGEITAILDQRLVQFETTIGERVSNFDTSLNGKIASLDGTIDGHIKTFDEQLVGRVAALEQSFDTRAKSVTDTIDNRLETLTTTLTDGATQAIQSIDSRLTHLTTSLTDGASQTIHSIDTRLTHLTTTLTGGASQALESIDSRLTYLSTAVTNGASQAVQSIDTRLTLLTSTLTDGTAQAIEAVDRRITGVTEMIDGRSTHLTDTVTARFQEIHQAIETKVGSVASDIDVRVAQFEDLLGSRVEAVAGRIESSGRQASEDMMSRAEMISTAIRSHVEDAERSLTNLVVNTSETIQTGARTAQQSMMTVSSDVNAQLKMTSAEVERALTAVGTGAANSILTSAREAQSTLVGASGEASNQIKGLAADVERTLSAAGSATAASILAGAREVQTTLVTASSDAANHVKTLTADVQRSLSLAGTTTAESITAGARDAQSALIAASSETANQIKALSSDVQRSLTMAGTSTAEILTSGAREAQNTLVAGSSDAAAQVKSLTADVQRSLSMAGATTAETITAGAREAQNMLVTASSEAANQVKSLAAEVHRSLSQVGQSTAETITTSARDAQSTLLTVSAEQTSQVRSLAAEMQRALATAGGATIEALTSGVREAQGTLISASTDAASQIKSLTTDIERTLTAVGADTASTILGSAREAQISLTSTSADAASQIRTISTEIERTLSAATANATNDIQTSALNAQNALITASNEASSRVKSSSSDVERSVLAASSSFGQAMTGKTDEIVTYVAQQADRLSNMIDAKRGALVDAIGSKTSQLTLDIDRVTSDALKSIETRGQAFSQTMMGNGSEVARTINAASEIATSAVGKSLKDLEQASRSAIDQSRQVSIAAVTEMQETSKILRTDTVALFERLREGNILLQEVLTGAHDNLNSLERALVTRVADFVSAMNDVTSRNGAATQNLEEQLNVFNSKTTKALQDLGELSTQFDAHGKALVDAAQVVEQSNKNTTASLAERKQALESLVTTIDLRTADLDQRLSRFTGLLDESLAAAEERARDIARVVAETAGAGSAAITRQFEAVRVASEEEHRQTIESMHDIYRQTTDEADAMFKQSAEKFGNLVSSMKQMAFEMHNELEATRNELRRGVLEMPQEAAESTAQMRKVIVDQIEALAELNRIVAQHGRGLDVTTTGRASVAVQRQEEPIMASAGGRGAETRMRDTGSASTLPPPDLGMPAARRTEAPPVAPAGNDQGRDGWLSDLLTRTDANQGAPTGREAPRGRAAPAPQPQAPQGGGNPLESLSLDIGRLMDRNLAAEMWDRYQRGENKAFTKRLYTPAGQKAFDEVARKYRADRNFKGTVDRYVAEFERLLDEVARDGRGPQELRSHLTSETGLVYTLLAHAAGRLG, from the coding sequence ATGGCGAACACTCCGAAAAAGGTCAAAGACCCCACAGAAGTTGCGCTTTCTGCGATCCAGGAAGCCCTGAACATCAGCGACACGGCTGCCGACACCAGCCGCAACGCCGCGATGCGCAACGAAACCGCGCCTTCAGTGGCGCCGCCGCCCCCGATCTTCGACGAGCCGAGCTTCGAGCCGCGTCCTGCCGCCAACGAACGGGCAAATGTGTTCGACCAGGTCGAGGAGCCGCGCGCTTCGCGCCGCGCCGCCAATGACGACCGCGAGACCATCGGCCAGCTGCTCCAGGCGTTGCAGACGGGTCGCCCTGCCCGCAGCATCTACACCGGCGCGACGATCTTCACCGTCATCTGGCTCGCGGCTTGCGCCGCGCTGACCGTCGGCTTCCTGCCCTCGATCCAGGCCGCCATGGGCCAGAGCGGCGGCGTGCTGGCCATCGCCGGCCTCATCACCATGTTCTTCGCGCCCATCATGCTGTTCTACTTCCTGGCGAGCCTCGTCTGGCGCGGCCAGCAGATGAGCTCGGTTGCCCAGGCGATGGCGCAGGTCGCGATCCGCTTCTCCGAGCCGGAAGGCTCCGCCTCCGATTCCATGGTCACGGTCGGCCAGGCCATCCGCCGCGAGGTCGCGGCGATGGGCGACGGCATCGAGCGCGCCATCGCGCGCGCCGGCGAGCTCGAGACCCTGGTCGCCAACGAGGTCGCCGCGCTCGAACGCGCCTATTCCGACAACGAGGTGCGCATCCGCGCCCTGCTGCAGGACATCGCGCACCAGCGCGACAATCTGGTCGGCCAGGCCGAGCAGGTCCGCAGCGCCATCTCCGGCGTGCAGATCGATCTGCGCCACGACATCGCGCTGATCTCGGATGCGATCGCCTCGCGCGTCGACGAGGTCGCCAAGTCCATCACCGGCGCGCTGGAAGAGCGCGGCGCCCACATCACCGGCGCGCTGAGCAATGCCGGCGACAACATGATCCTGGCGCTCGGCGAGCGCGGCGGCGACCTGCTCGACCGTCTCGAGGAAGCCAGCAACGAGACCACGCGCGCCGTGCTCGACGCCAGCGAGCGGCTGACCACCAGCCTCAACTTCAAGACCGGCCACGTCCACGACGAGTTCGTCGACCTCGCCGACCGCGTCCACGAGATGCTCAACGAGCGCATCGACCGCATCACCGGCGAGTTCGAGCAGCGCTCCGCCGCGATCGTCGACGGCATCTCCGAGCGCACCGAGCAGGTGCATGACAGCCTGAAGAACTCCTCTGATTCGCTGCTGCTCGAGCTCGAGCTGCGCTCCAACGACCTCTCCGCCAAGATCGACGACGCCGGCAACCGCCTCGCCGGCCAGATCCTGACGAGCGGCGACAAGGCGAGCGAGGCGCTCGACGCCACCGTCAACACCCTCGTCGCCAAGGTCGTCAGCCAGACCGAGACCGCGCACGATTCGCTGTCGCTGCAGATGAGCGCGTTCGACGAGCTGGTGCGGAACCAGGGCACCGAGCTGGTCGAGAAGTTCGCCCGCGACAGCGGTACGCTCGGCGCGCTGATCACACGCCACATCTCCGAGTTCGACCGCACCGTGAAGACCTTCGGCGGCGAGATCGTCGAGCGCATGGGCCAGCGCACGCAGGACATCCATGACTCGCTGAAGACCTACGTCGACAATTTCGACACCCGCTTCACCGCCAACGGCGGCGAGATCACCGCCATCCTCGACCAGCGCCTGGTGCAGTTCGAGACCACGATCGGCGAACGCGTCAGCAATTTCGACACCTCGCTGAACGGCAAGATCGCCAGCCTCGACGGCACGATCGACGGTCACATCAAGACCTTCGACGAACAGCTCGTCGGCCGCGTCGCCGCGCTCGAACAGTCGTTCGACACCCGCGCGAAGTCGGTCACCGACACGATCGACAACCGCCTCGAAACCCTGACGACGACGCTGACGGACGGCGCCACGCAGGCGATCCAGTCGATCGACTCCCGCCTCACCCACCTCACGACGTCGCTGACCGATGGCGCATCCCAGACCATCCACTCGATCGACACGCGACTGACCCATCTCACGACGACCCTCACCGGCGGCGCGAGCCAGGCGCTCGAGTCCATCGACTCCCGCCTCACCTATCTCTCCACCGCGGTGACGAACGGCGCCTCGCAGGCGGTGCAGTCGATCGACACGCGTCTGACCCTGCTGACATCGACCCTCACCGACGGCACCGCGCAGGCGATCGAGGCGGTCGACCGCCGCATCACCGGCGTCACCGAGATGATCGACGGCCGCAGCACGCATCTGACCGACACGGTCACGGCGCGCTTCCAGGAGATCCATCAGGCCATCGAGACCAAGGTCGGCTCTGTCGCCAGCGACATCGACGTGCGCGTGGCGCAGTTCGAGGACCTGCTCGGCTCGCGTGTCGAGGCCGTCGCCGGCCGCATCGAAAGCAGCGGCCGCCAGGCCAGCGAGGACATGATGTCCCGCGCCGAGATGATCTCGACCGCGATCCGCTCGCATGTCGAGGACGCCGAGCGCTCGCTCACCAACCTCGTCGTCAACACCAGCGAGACGATCCAGACCGGTGCGCGCACCGCCCAGCAGTCGATGATGACGGTCTCCTCCGACGTCAACGCCCAGCTCAAGATGACCTCCGCCGAAGTCGAGCGGGCGCTGACCGCGGTCGGCACCGGTGCGGCAAACTCGATCCTGACCAGTGCGCGCGAAGCGCAGTCGACCCTGGTCGGGGCGTCGGGCGAGGCCTCGAACCAGATCAAGGGGCTCGCCGCCGACGTCGAGCGCACGCTGTCCGCGGCCGGTTCGGCGACGGCAGCCTCGATCCTGGCCGGCGCGCGCGAGGTGCAGACCACCCTCGTCACGGCGTCGTCGGACGCGGCCAACCACGTCAAGACGCTCACCGCCGACGTGCAGCGCTCGCTGTCGCTGGCCGGCACCACCACGGCGGAATCGATCACCGCCGGCGCCCGCGATGCGCAGAGCGCGCTGATCGCGGCCTCGAGCGAGACCGCCAACCAGATCAAGGCGCTCTCCTCCGACGTGCAGCGTTCGCTGACGATGGCCGGCACCTCGACCGCCGAGATTCTCACCAGCGGCGCACGCGAGGCCCAGAACACGCTGGTTGCCGGCTCCTCGGATGCCGCGGCCCAGGTCAAGTCGCTCACCGCCGATGTGCAGCGCTCGCTCTCGATGGCCGGCGCCACGACCGCCGAAACCATCACCGCCGGCGCGCGCGAGGCCCAGAACATGCTGGTCACGGCGTCTTCCGAGGCGGCCAACCAGGTCAAGTCGCTCGCGGCCGAAGTGCATCGTTCGCTCTCCCAGGTCGGCCAGTCGACCGCCGAGACGATCACCACCAGCGCCCGCGACGCCCAGAGCACCCTGCTCACGGTTTCGGCCGAACAGACCAGCCAGGTTCGTTCGCTCGCGGCCGAGATGCAGCGCGCGCTGGCAACCGCCGGCGGCGCCACTATCGAGGCGCTCACCAGCGGCGTGCGCGAGGCCCAGGGCACGCTGATCTCCGCCTCGACCGACGCGGCCAGCCAGATCAAGTCGCTGACCACGGACATCGAGCGCACGCTGACCGCGGTCGGCGCCGATACCGCCTCGACCATCCTCGGCAGCGCGCGTGAGGCCCAGATCTCGCTGACCTCCACCTCGGCGGATGCCGCCAGCCAGATCCGCACGATCTCGACCGAGATCGAGCGCACGCTGAGCGCGGCCACCGCGAACGCGACCAATGACATCCAGACCAGCGCGCTCAACGCCCAGAACGCGCTGATCACGGCCTCCAACGAGGCCAGCTCGCGGGTCAAGTCGAGCTCGTCCGACGTCGAGCGTTCGGTGCTCGCCGCCAGCTCCAGCTTCGGCCAGGCCATGACCGGCAAGACCGACGAGATCGTCACCTATGTCGCGCAGCAGGCCGACCGCCTGTCGAACATGATCGACGCCAAGCGCGGCGCCCTGGTCGACGCGATCGGCTCCAAGACCAGCCAGCTCACGCTCGACATCGACCGCGTCACCTCGGACGCGCTGAAGTCGATCGAGACGCGCGGCCAGGCGTTCTCGCAGACCATGATGGGCAACGGCTCGGAAGTCGCCCGCACCATCAACGCGGCGAGCGAGATCGCCACCAGCGCGGTCGGCAAGTCGCTCAAGGACCTCGAGCAGGCCTCGCGTTCGGCGATCGACCAGTCGCGACAGGTTTCGATCGCGGCCGTCACCGAGATGCAGGAGACCAGCAAGATCCTGCGCACCGACACGGTCGCTCTGTTCGAGCGCCTGCGCGAAGGCAACATCCTGCTCCAGGAGGTGCTGACCGGTGCGCACGACAACCTCAACTCGCTCGAGCGGGCGCTGGTGACGCGCGTCGCCGACTTCGTCTCGGCGATGAACGACGTCACCTCGCGCAACGGCGCGGCGACGCAGAACCTCGAAGAGCAGCTCAACGTCTTCAACAGCAAGACCACGAAGGCGCTGCAGGATCTCGGCGAACTCTCGACCCAGTTCGACGCGCACGGCAAGGCCCTGGTCGACGCCGCCCAGGTCGTCGAGCAGAGCAACAAGAACACCACCGCCTCGCTCGCCGAGCGCAAGCAGGCGCTGGAATCGCTCGTCACCACGATCGACCTGCGCACGGCCGATCTCGACCAGCGGCTGTCGCGTTTCACCGGCCTGCTCGATGAATCGCTGGCCGCCGCCGAAGAGCGTGCCCGCGACATCGCCCGCGTCGTCGCCGAGACCGCCGGCGCAGGCTCCGCTGCGATCACCCGCCAGTTCGAGGCGGTGCGCGTGGCGTCCGAGGAGGAGCACCGCCAGACCATCGAGTCCATGCACGACATCTACCGCCAGACCACGGACGAGGCGGATGCGATGTTCAAGCAGTCGGCCGAGAAGTTCGGCAACCTCGTCTCCAGCATGAAGCAGATGGCCTTCGAGATGCACAACGAGCTCGAAGCCACCCGCAACGAGCTGCGCCGCGGCGTGCTCGAGATGCCGCAGGAGGCCGCCGAGAGCACTGCGCAGATGCGCAAGGTGATCGTCGACCAGATCGAGGCCCTCGCCGAGCTCAACCGCATCGTGGCCCAGCATGGCCGCGGCCTCGACGTCACCACGACGGGCCGCGCCTCCGTCGCCGTCCAGCGCCAGGAGGAGCCGATCATGGCAAGCGCGGGCGGGCGTGGCGCCGAGACCCGCATGCGCGACACCGGCAGCGCGTCCACGCTGCCGCCGCCGGACCTCGGCATGCCGGCCGCGCGCCGCACCGAAGCGCCGCCGGTCGCGCCCGCCGGCAACGACCAGGGCCGTGACGGCTGGCTGTCGGACCTCCTCACCCGGACCGACGCCAATCAGGGCGCCCCGACCGGCCGTGAGGCTCCGCGTGGCCGTGCGGCACCCGCGCCGCAACCGCAGGCGCCGCAAGGTGGCGGCAATCCGCTGGAATCGCTGTCGCTCGACATCGGCCGGCTGATGGACCGCAACCTCGCCGCCGAAATGTGGGACCGCTACCAGCGCGGCGAGAACAAGGCCTTCACCAAGCGCCTGTACACGCCCGCCGGCCAGAAGGCCTTCGACGAGGTCGCCCGCAAGTACCGCGCCGACCGCAACTTCAAGGGCACGGTCGACCGCTACGTCGCCGAGTTCGAACGCCTGCTCGACGAAGTCGCCCGCGACGGCCGCGGCCCGCAGGAGCTGCGCAGCCACCTGACCTCGGAGACGGGCCTGGTGTACACGCTGCTGGCGCATGCGGCGGGACGGCTGGGGTAA
- a CDS encoding MlaD family protein — METRANYVLIGSFTLAVFAAAIGFVLWFQSLHTTKQRSPLRVVFEGPAAGLRNGGSVNFNGIRVGEVVSVKLDNPRRVVALAMIENNAPIRKDTLVGLEFQGLTGVAAISLKGGDEAAPPPPLDQDGIPTLTADPNKLQDVTEAIRGTLQNINKIVADNQESVKNSLKNLETFTSSLARNSEKIDVIMGKVDGVMLKADNLMLGLNTLAGGKDGGELFQAVKSIRELADDFDKRSGALMADGRRTLGDISRAVNNFDRNPTRVLFGASNSSAPPPAPPPPEPPRQAPAPRR; from the coding sequence ATGGAAACGCGGGCAAACTACGTCTTGATCGGGTCGTTCACGCTGGCGGTGTTCGCCGCGGCGATCGGCTTCGTGCTCTGGTTCCAGTCGCTGCACACCACCAAGCAGCGCAGCCCGCTGCGCGTCGTGTTCGAGGGCCCGGCGGCGGGCCTGCGCAATGGCGGCAGCGTCAATTTCAACGGTATCCGGGTGGGCGAGGTGGTCTCGGTGAAGCTGGACAATCCGCGGCGGGTTGTCGCACTCGCCATGATCGAGAACAACGCCCCGATCCGCAAGGACACCTTGGTCGGGCTCGAATTCCAGGGCCTCACCGGCGTCGCCGCGATCTCGCTCAAGGGCGGCGACGAGGCCGCGCCGCCGCCGCCGCTCGACCAGGACGGCATCCCGACGCTCACCGCCGACCCCAACAAGCTGCAGGACGTCACCGAGGCGATCCGCGGCACGCTGCAGAACATCAACAAGATCGTCGCCGACAATCAGGAGTCGGTGAAGAACTCGCTGAAGAACCTCGAGACCTTCACCAGCTCTCTGGCGCGCAACTCCGAGAAGATCGACGTCATCATGGGCAAGGTCGACGGCGTCATGCTCAAGGCCGACAATCTCATGCTCGGCCTCAACACGCTGGCCGGCGGCAAGGACGGCGGCGAACTGTTCCAGGCGGTGAAGTCGATCCGCGAACTCGCCGACGATTTCGACAAGCGCTCCGGCGCATTGATGGCCGACGGCCGCCGCACGCTCGGCGACATCAGCCGCGCCGTGAACAATTTCGACCGCAACCCGACCCGCGTGCTGTTCGGCGCCAGCAACAGCAGCGCCCCGCCGCCTGCACCTCCGCCGCCCGAGCCCCCGAGGCAGGCGCCGGCGCCGAGGCGGTAG
- a CDS encoding ABC transporter ATP-binding protein — protein sequence MAGEIQNPIIRVRGITVQFGSTRVLDGLNLDVKRGEILGFVGPSGAGKSVLTRTIIGLVPKVAGSIEVFGVDLDSSNTPQRRNVERRWGVLFQQGALFSSLTVRQNIQFPMREYLRVSQRLMDEITMAKLAMVGLKPEVAERFPSELSGGMIKRVALARALSLDPDLVFLDEPTSGLDPIGAGDFDELVRTLQRTLGLTVFMVTHDLDSLYTACDRIAVLGNGKIIAAGSIADMQASQHPWLRQYFHGKRARAVMG from the coding sequence ATGGCTGGCGAAATTCAAAATCCCATCATCCGCGTCCGCGGCATCACCGTGCAGTTCGGCTCCACGCGCGTGCTCGACGGCCTCAACCTCGACGTCAAGCGCGGCGAGATCCTTGGCTTCGTCGGTCCGTCAGGCGCGGGCAAGTCCGTGCTGACGCGCACCATCATCGGCCTGGTGCCGAAGGTTGCGGGCTCGATCGAGGTGTTCGGCGTCGACCTGGATTCCTCCAACACGCCGCAGCGCCGCAACGTGGAACGGCGCTGGGGCGTCCTGTTCCAGCAGGGCGCGCTGTTCTCCTCGCTGACCGTGCGGCAGAACATCCAGTTCCCGATGCGCGAATATCTGCGCGTCTCGCAGCGTCTGATGGACGAGATCACCATGGCCAAGCTCGCCATGGTCGGCCTCAAGCCAGAGGTTGCCGAGCGCTTTCCCTCGGAACTCTCGGGCGGCATGATCAAGCGCGTGGCGCTGGCGCGCGCGCTGTCGCTGGATCCCGACCTCGTCTTCCTGGACGAGCCGACCTCGGGCCTCGATCCGATCGGCGCCGGCGACTTCGACGAGCTGGTCAGGACGCTCCAGCGCACTTTGGGGCTGACGGTTTTCATGGTAACGCACGACCTCGACAGCCTTTACACCGCATGTGACCGCATCGCCGTTTTAGGCAACGGTAAGATCATTGCGGCAGGGTCGATCGCCGACATGCAGGCCTCGCAACATCCCTGGCTGAGGCAGTATTTCCATGGCAAGCGCGCCCGCGCGGTCATGGGGTGA
- a CDS encoding MlaE family ABC transporter permease, producing the protein MNSDPKLERIAKGNALALCATGTWTASFAPVLERMVADAEKLAGGPQSIFIDVSEVAKLDTFGAWLIERLRRSLTQGAVEAQIAGLSANYSSLVDEVRRVKATAVVDSGSVTITGMLEQIGRAVAGVGGTMAGLLDMLGAVLAAWFRVLIHPRSLRLTSTVHHLEQVCWRAVPIIVLITFLIGCIIAQQGIFHFRRFGADIFVVDMLGVLVLREIGVLLVAIMVAGRSGSAYTAELGSMKMREEIDALRTMGFDPIEVLVLPRMMALVLALPILAFLGAMAALYGGGLVAWLYGGVEPEAFLLRLRDAISIDHFIVGIVKAPVMAAVIGIVACVEGLAVQGSAESLGQHTTASVVKGIFFVIVMDGVFAIFFAAIGM; encoded by the coding sequence TTGAATAGCGATCCGAAGCTGGAACGGATTGCCAAGGGCAATGCGCTGGCACTCTGCGCCACCGGAACCTGGACCGCGAGCTTCGCGCCGGTCCTGGAGCGGATGGTGGCCGACGCCGAGAAACTCGCCGGCGGCCCGCAAAGCATCTTCATCGACGTCTCCGAGGTCGCCAAGCTCGACACCTTCGGCGCCTGGCTGATCGAGCGGCTGCGCCGCAGCCTGACGCAAGGAGCGGTCGAGGCGCAGATCGCAGGTCTCTCCGCCAATTATTCCAGCCTCGTGGACGAGGTGCGGCGGGTCAAGGCGACCGCCGTGGTCGACAGCGGCTCGGTGACCATCACCGGCATGCTGGAGCAGATCGGCCGGGCCGTGGCCGGCGTCGGCGGCACGATGGCGGGACTGCTCGACATGCTCGGCGCCGTGCTCGCCGCATGGTTTCGCGTGCTGATCCATCCGCGCTCGCTCCGCCTGACCTCGACCGTGCATCATTTGGAGCAGGTCTGCTGGCGCGCGGTGCCGATCATCGTGCTGATCACCTTCCTGATCGGCTGCATCATCGCGCAACAAGGCATCTTCCATTTCCGCAGATTCGGCGCCGACATTTTCGTGGTCGACATGCTCGGCGTGCTGGTGCTGCGCGAGATCGGCGTGCTGCTGGTCGCGATCATGGTCGCGGGACGCTCGGGCAGCGCCTATACCGCCGAGCTCGGCTCGATGAAGATGCGGGAAGAAATCGACGCGCTGCGCACCATGGGCTTCGACCCGATCGAGGTGCTGGTGCTGCCGCGCATGATGGCGCTGGTGCTGGCGCTGCCGATCCTGGCCTTCCTCGGCGCGATGGCCGCGCTCTATGGCGGCGGGCTCGTGGCCTGGCTCTATGGCGGGGTCGAGCCCGAGGCCTTCCTGCTGCGCTTGCGCGACGCCATCTCGATCGACCATTTCATCGTCGGCATCGTCAAGGCCCCCGTGATGGCCGCGGTGATCGGCATCGTCGCCTGCGTCGAGGGCCTCGCCGTGCAGGGCAGCGCGGAATCGCTGGGTCAGCACACCACCGCTTCGGTGGTGAAGGGCATCTTCTTCGTCATCGTGATGGACGGCGTGTTCGCCATCTTCTTCGCCGCGATCGGGATGTGA
- the dgcA gene encoding N-acetyl-D-Glu racemase DgcA → MTSMKFASLAARIERFPIAGSFTISRGAKTEAVTVVAEVSRDGLTGRGECVPYPRYGETPEATLAAIQAMQQAVADGLTRQALQAAMAPGAARNALDCALIDLEAKAAGLRAWNLLDRPVPGERTTAYTISLGTPEAMAAATARAAHRPLLKIKLGGEGDPDRIMAVRKAAPESELIVDANEAWTEANLAHNLAACAAVGVTLVEQPLPAGQDEALARIRRPLAVCADESVHDRSSLAPLRERYDAVNIKLDKTGGLTEALAMADAAQALGFEIMIGCMVATSLSMAPAMLVTPQARFVDLDGPLLLARDRDHALRYDDSLVYPPDASLWG, encoded by the coding sequence ATGACTTCCATGAAATTTGCTTCCCTGGCGGCGCGAATCGAGCGCTTCCCGATCGCCGGTAGCTTCACCATCAGCCGGGGGGCCAAAACCGAGGCCGTGACTGTCGTGGCCGAGGTCAGCCGGGACGGGCTGACCGGCCGCGGCGAGTGCGTGCCCTACCCCCGCTATGGCGAGACGCCCGAGGCGACGCTGGCCGCCATCCAGGCCATGCAGCAGGCCGTGGCTGATGGCCTGACGCGGCAAGCCCTCCAGGCCGCCATGGCGCCGGGGGCGGCCCGCAATGCCCTGGATTGCGCCCTGATCGACCTGGAGGCCAAGGCGGCGGGCCTGAGGGCCTGGAACCTGCTCGACCGCCCGGTGCCGGGCGAGCGCACCACGGCGTACACGATTTCGTTAGGGACCCCCGAGGCCATGGCCGCCGCGACCGCCAGGGCGGCGCACCGGCCCCTGCTCAAGATCAAGCTCGGCGGCGAAGGCGATCCGGATCGGATCATGGCGGTGCGCAAGGCCGCGCCCGAATCCGAGCTGATCGTGGATGCCAACGAGGCCTGGACCGAGGCCAATCTGGCGCACAATCTCGCCGCCTGCGCCGCCGTCGGCGTCACGCTGGTGGAACAGCCCCTGCCCGCGGGCCAGGACGAGGCGTTGGCGCGGATCAGGCGGCCGCTCGCGGTCTGCGCCGACGAGAGCGTGCATGACCGCTCGTCGCTCGCTCCCTTGCGCGAACGCTACGACGCCGTGAACATCAAGCTCGACAAGACCGGCGGCCTCACCGAGGCGCTGGCGATGGCGGACGCAGCGCAGGCGCTCGGCTTCGAGATCATGATCGGCTGCATGGTCGCGACCTCGCTGTCGATGGCGCCTGCGATGCTGGTGACGCCGCAGGCGCGCTTCGTCGATCTCGACGGCCCCTTGCTGCTGGCGCGCGACCGCGATCACGCCCTG